The nucleotide window GGCTTCATCTCTATGAATATGCTTGGGAATGCGCGAAAATTCGTACCAAAAAAATAGACCTCAAAATAGGCGGAAAATGAGAAGAGTAAAAGCATTAATTTTAGGAGGAGGACAAGGGAAAAGACTTTTTCCCCTAACCCGTGACCGTTCAAAGCCCGCAGTTCCCATTGCTGGTAAATATCGGCTTATTGACATTTCCTTAAGTAACTGTATCAACTCCAATATCCGCAATATCTTTGTGCTTACCCAGTTCAATTCCGCTTCCTTAAATCACCATATTAATCACACCTACCGCTTTGACTATTTTACCCAGACCTTTGTCGAGATTCTTGCTGCTGAACAGACCATCCAAAATAGAGAATGGTTTCAGGGGACTGCCGATGCTGTAAAAAAGAATATAAACCATCTCAATCTGGAAGACAATGATGATGTGCTCATTCTTTCCGGTGACCATCTCTACAAGATGGATTATCACGAGATAATCGCCTTTCACCGTGAGAAAAACGCTGACTTTACCGTTTCCACAGTAATTATTCCTGCCCATATCATAGAGGAGTTTGGAATTATTAAACTTGATAAGCAGATGCGCTTAAGCGAGTTCAAAGAGAAACCTTCGCGCAAAGAAATGCCCAAGAGTATGAGTCTCTGCGGAGAATGGAAAGAAAAGTTTAACTTAGATAAAGATAAGGATTTTTATCTTGCCTCTATGGGAGTTTATGTTTTTAAAGCAGACGTTTTAAAAAAGATTCTTGCCTATACAAGCGCCGTGGATTTTGGTATGCAGGTTATACCCGAAGCGATAAAAAGATATAAGGCATACGGTTTTATTTTTGACGGTTACTGGCGAGACATCGGAACGATAAAGTCATTTTATGAAGAAAACATCGCCCTTACTGAAGTAAATCCCAAATTTGATTTCTTCTCTGAAGAAAGAAAAGTTTTTACCCATCCCCGTTTTCTTCCGCCGGCAAAAATTATAGACTCTCAAATTGTAAATTCTCTCATTACCGAAGGCTGTTTAATCCAGGGAGCACACATTGAGAAATCAGTTATCGGACTGCGTAGCGTAATCAATAAGAAAGTAACGCTTAAAGAATCGATTGTAATGGGTGCAGATTATTATGAAAGAGAGAGTAGCCGGGGAATTATTCCCTTGGGTATCGGAGAGGGTTCGGTTTTAGAGAGGGTTATCGTGGATAAAAATGCCCGCATTGGTAAAAGAGTAGTTATCAAGAACCTCGAAGGCATAAAACATTTTGATAGTGAAAACTACTATATTCGCGATGGCATCGTGATTATTCCCAAAAATGCGTTAATCCCTGACTCTACCCAGATATGAAAATAGTGATTGTCGGTCCGGGTGCCATAGGTTGTCTATTTGGTGCTTTCTTCTTAAAGGCAGGTGAAGAGGTTTGCTTTCTGGATAAGGATAAAAAGAGAACAGCGGTTTTTGCAAAGAAGGGTATTCGGGTTGAGGGTTTAAGCAATTTTAGAATAAATAAGATAAAGGTAACACATATCCCCAAAATTGTTAAAGAGGCAGATTTGGTGCTCATTGCTACCAAAGCTTACGCTACCGAATTCGCCATAAGAAATATTTATTACTTTCTCTCTCCCCAAACTTTCGTGCTTACTTTACAGAATGGTTTGGGTAATGTGGAGACAATTTCCCAATATGTTCCCTGCCCGCAAATTCTCGCCGGCGTTACCGCCCAAGGAGCAACTTTTATGGATATCGGACATATTCGCCATGCGGGAAAAGGAGAAACAATCATCGGTCCGATAGTAAAGAGCAAGTATCAAAAAGTAAAATTAGAGCAGATTGTAGATGCTTTCCATAAGGCAGGTTTTAAAACCAAATTGACCACAAATGTTGAAAGCCTTCTCTGGTCAAAGTTAATCATCAATTCCGCAATCAATCCCTTAACGGCGATTACCAAATTGCCCAATGGAAGGCTTTTAGATTTTCCTTTTACCCGCCAGATAATGCAAGAGGTTGTTGGTGAGGCTTATCGCATTGTGAAAAAAAAGAAAATCCGTTTATTTTACAGCCAACCGTTTAAAGAAGTAGAGGAGGTGTGTAAAAAGACTTACTCAAACATCTCCTCGATGCTTCAAGATGTTTTGCATCAGAGGAGAACAGAGATTGATTTTATCAACGGTGTGCTGGTGCGGGAAGGAAGAAGACTAAACATTCCCACCCCCGTTAATAGCGTGCTTTTTGCTTTAATAAAAACCCTTGAATCAAGTTATAATTTAAAGGTTAATTGATGGCTAAAGATAAAAGAAATGTAAAACGCTTATTTATTGCTGCTACCATGCAGAACGATGGTAAGACGACCATTGCCTTGGGACTTATTTCTGCTTTAAGAAGGAGATTCAAGAAGATTGGGTTTATTAAACCCGTAGGTCAGCGCTACCTTTTAGAAGATGGATATAAAGTGGATGAAGATTCGGTGCTTATGGAGAAAGTGTTTGGCTATCGCTGTTGTATCAAAGATATGAATCCTATTGCGGTAGAACGGGGTTTTACTGAGCGCTACATTTTACGTGGGAAAAAAGAGAGTTTAGAGAAAAGAATTTTTAGAGCTTTTGAAAAATTATCCCAAGATCAAGATAATGACTTAATAATCATTGAGGGCACAGGCCACGCCGGGGTGGGTTCTTGTTTTGACCTTTCCAATGCTCGGGTGGCGAAGATGTTGGAAGCGCCGGTCATTCTCATTTCTTCTGGCGGTGTGGGTAAGCCCATTGATGAAATTCTCTTGAATAACGCCCTTTTTGAACGCGAGGGAATTGAAATTCTGGGAGTGGTAATAAACAAGGTTCTGCGCGAAAAATATAAAAAGGTGCGCCGTTTAGTCAGTCTGGGATTGCGAAAGAAAGGAATTGAACTTTTGGGAGTTGTTCCCTACAACAAAATGCTTACCGCTCCCACAGTGCGCCAGATTGCTGAAGAACTGCGCCTAAAATTCTTAAATTCCTCGGGCAATCTGGACAATTTGGTCAAAAAGATTGTGGTGGGAGCAATGGAACCCCATGAGGCGTTAAATTACTTTGAGGATGGTTCTTTGATTATTACTCCCGGTGACCGTGAAGACATTATCCTCTCGGCGATGAGTTTTCATCTTACTGGTAGAGAGCGGGGAAAGGTCATTTCTGGAGTGCTTCTTACGGGAAACCTTATGCCCCATCGGAGAATCTTGAGACTTCTGCGTCTGGCAAAGATTCCTCTGTTGATTTCTCCTGAAGATACCTATGCGGTTGCCTCTCGGATTCACGACCTAACCGTAAAGTTAAGACCTGAAGATAAAGAAAAGATTAAACAGGTAAGAAATCTTATTGAGCGGTATATAGACATTGATAAAATCTTTGCTTTTCTCAAAGAGTAACGTTTCCTTATGCCTAAACACACTATTCCTCAAACGACCATCTATAGACTTTCTTTATACTTGCGCGCCTTAGAGCGTCTGGAAAAAGAAGGAAAAGAATACATTTCCTCTTTTGTCTTAAGTGTTAAGACGGGGATAAGTTCCCATCAGATAAGGCGCGATCTAAGTTATTTTGGTAAATTTGGTAAAAGTAGATTGGGTTATCGCACCAATATCCTTGTAAAGAATATTCGTAAGATTTTAGGCATTGATACCCATCGCTGGAAAGTGGCTTTAATCGGAGCAGGGAATTTGGGTAGAGCCCTTTTTTCTTACCGCGGTTTTCGTGAACGGGGATTTTTCATCAAAGCGGTTTTTGATGCCGACCCGAGGAAAATTGGAAAGAAGCTTAACGGGATAAAGATTGAGAATATCAAGAATTTAATCAACTCTGCTAAAGAAGAGAAATTTGATATCGCGATACTCGCTGTGCCTGCTGATTACGCTCAGGAGACCGCCGAAAAAGCGGTAAAGGCAGGGATAAAAGCAATTCTCAATTTTGCTCCGGTAAGGATAAATCTCTCCTCGGCGATTATCTTGAGAAATGTAGATTTGTCGATGGAACTGGAGAACCTCTCTTTTCATCTCAGTAAATTGAAATGAGCATACTTTTTTTTCTTATTTCTCTTTTTCTCTCTGGGTGTTCTCCCCAAAAAGAGGTTTTTAAGAGAGAGGAGATGGTTTTAGGAACTTTTGGCGAAATTACCTGTTTTGGTGAAAAAGATTCCTGTAAAAAGGGGATAGATAAAGCCTTCAGAGAGATAAAAAATTTAGAAGAGATCCTTTCCTTTTTTAAAGCCGAATCCGATATCAGTTTCCTCAATAATGCCCAAGGCAAGCCGGTAGGCGTAAAGAAAGAAACACTTGAGGTGCTTAAAAAAGCCAAGGAAATCTCTCAAAAAACCCAAGGTGCCTTTGAGGTTACGGTTGCTCCTTTATTGGCAATCTGGGGATTCTATCAAAAAGAGAAAGAGAGTTTTTCTCCACCGTCTGGGGAATTAATTAAAGAAACACTTGCTCTTGTGGGGCAAGATAAAATTATCTTGGCAGAGGATACAGGAAGTGTTATTTTAAAAAATCCCTCAATGAAGATTGATTTGGGTGGACTTGCCAAGGGATACATTGTGGATAGAGCAGTTGCCGTTTTAAAAAAAGAGGAAATAAAAAATGCCTTGGTCAATTTGGGAGGAGATATTTTCTGTCTCAGTGAAGGAAGAACAGCTAAAGTATGGAAAATCGGCATCCAAGACCCTCAAGCAAAAGAGAAACTTATCGCCACCTTAAAAGTAAGAAATAAAGCCATTGCCACCTCTGGCCAGTATGAGAATTTCCGCGAATTTAAGGGAAAGAAACTCGGCCACATTATTGACCCACGTACTGGATATCCCGTAGAAAACGATGTTTTAAGTGTGACCGTTGTTGCTTCTGACTGCCTTACTGCTGATGCTTTAGCCACGGCTATTTTTGTTTTAGGAAAAGAACAGGGAAGCGCACTTTTAAAAACCTTTTCCGCGGAAGCAGTGATTATTAGTAAGAGTCCAAAAGGAAAGCGCCTTTGGATAAGTGGGGGATTAAAAAATAAAGTTTCCTATTAAAAAAAGATAATTTCTTGGTGCTTTCTACTTGACAGAAATTCTTTTTAAAATTATAATAATCACATAAATATAAATAAGACAGTTAGTTTCTAAATAACACAGTTAACCATTTTCGCGATGGAAAAGAAATTATTAGGAGAGATTCTTTTAGAAAAAGGTTTCCTTAGTCGTGAACAGCTTCAAACTGCCCTTGAGGAACAGAAGAAAAGCGGGGCGCGTTTAGGCCAGATTCTTCTTAAATCTGGTTTTATTACCGAGAAACAACTTGCCATTTCCCTTGCCCAACAACTCAATCTTCCCCTCGTTGATTTAGATAATGAAAAGATAGATAAGGAAGCAATTTCGGCAGTAAAAGAAGATTTCTGCCTTAAATATAAACTCATTCCCTTAAAACTTGAAAACGGCGTGTTAAAAATTGTGATGGCTGACCCCTTTGACATCAATGCCATTGACGAGTTGGCAAAGCAGACCGGCTATCGCATTGAGACTCTTGTCAGTTATGAGCGTCAGATTATCCAGGCCATTGATAAATACTATGGCCATTACAGCCCTGTGGATAAGATTATTAGCGATTTAGAACAGAAAGCCGAGTTTAAGGCAGAAGAAGTGGAACTGGAGGAGGAGAAAAAGGATGTTACCGCCATTGAAGAGGCTGCTCAACAGGCACCCATTGTTAATTTAGTAAATACTGTGCTTGCCACGGGCATAAAACTCCACTCTTCCGACATTCATATTGAACCCCACGAAAAGCATGTGCGCGTGCGTTACCGCGTCGATGGGGTTCTCCAGGAAGGGGCAAAGCTTCCCAAAGAGACCGAACTTCCCGTAGTTTCG belongs to Candidatus Omnitrophota bacterium and includes:
- a CDS encoding glucose-1-phosphate adenylyltransferase, with the protein product MRRVKALILGGGQGKRLFPLTRDRSKPAVPIAGKYRLIDISLSNCINSNIRNIFVLTQFNSASLNHHINHTYRFDYFTQTFVEILAAEQTIQNREWFQGTADAVKKNINHLNLEDNDDVLILSGDHLYKMDYHEIIAFHREKNADFTVSTVIIPAHIIEEFGIIKLDKQMRLSEFKEKPSRKEMPKSMSLCGEWKEKFNLDKDKDFYLASMGVYVFKADVLKKILAYTSAVDFGMQVIPEAIKRYKAYGFIFDGYWRDIGTIKSFYEENIALTEVNPKFDFFSEERKVFTHPRFLPPAKIIDSQIVNSLITEGCLIQGAHIEKSVIGLRSVINKKVTLKESIVMGADYYERESSRGIIPLGIGEGSVLERVIVDKNARIGKRVVIKNLEGIKHFDSENYYIRDGIVIIPKNALIPDSTQI
- a CDS encoding 2-dehydropantoate 2-reductase, whose protein sequence is MKIVIVGPGAIGCLFGAFFLKAGEEVCFLDKDKKRTAVFAKKGIRVEGLSNFRINKIKVTHIPKIVKEADLVLIATKAYATEFAIRNIYYFLSPQTFVLTLQNGLGNVETISQYVPCPQILAGVTAQGATFMDIGHIRHAGKGETIIGPIVKSKYQKVKLEQIVDAFHKAGFKTKLTTNVESLLWSKLIINSAINPLTAITKLPNGRLLDFPFTRQIMQEVVGEAYRIVKKKKIRLFYSQPFKEVEEVCKKTYSNISSMLQDVLHQRRTEIDFINGVLVREGRRLNIPTPVNSVLFALIKTLESSYNLKVN
- a CDS encoding AAA family ATPase translates to MAKDKRNVKRLFIAATMQNDGKTTIALGLISALRRRFKKIGFIKPVGQRYLLEDGYKVDEDSVLMEKVFGYRCCIKDMNPIAVERGFTERYILRGKKESLEKRIFRAFEKLSQDQDNDLIIIEGTGHAGVGSCFDLSNARVAKMLEAPVILISSGGVGKPIDEILLNNALFEREGIEILGVVINKVLREKYKKVRRLVSLGLRKKGIELLGVVPYNKMLTAPTVRQIAEELRLKFLNSSGNLDNLVKKIVVGAMEPHEALNYFEDGSLIITPGDREDIILSAMSFHLTGRERGKVISGVLLTGNLMPHRRILRLLRLAKIPLLISPEDTYAVASRIHDLTVKLRPEDKEKIKQVRNLIERYIDIDKIFAFLKE
- a CDS encoding redox-sensing transcriptional repressor Rex gives rise to the protein MPKHTIPQTTIYRLSLYLRALERLEKEGKEYISSFVLSVKTGISSHQIRRDLSYFGKFGKSRLGYRTNILVKNIRKILGIDTHRWKVALIGAGNLGRALFSYRGFRERGFFIKAVFDADPRKIGKKLNGIKIENIKNLINSAKEEKFDIAILAVPADYAQETAEKAVKAGIKAILNFAPVRINLSSAIILRNVDLSMELENLSFHLSKLK
- a CDS encoding FAD:protein FMN transferase, giving the protein MSILFFLISLFLSGCSPQKEVFKREEMVLGTFGEITCFGEKDSCKKGIDKAFREIKNLEEILSFFKAESDISFLNNAQGKPVGVKKETLEVLKKAKEISQKTQGAFEVTVAPLLAIWGFYQKEKESFSPPSGELIKETLALVGQDKIILAEDTGSVILKNPSMKIDLGGLAKGYIVDRAVAVLKKEEIKNALVNLGGDIFCLSEGRTAKVWKIGIQDPQAKEKLIATLKVRNKAIATSGQYENFREFKGKKLGHIIDPRTGYPVENDVLSVTVVASDCLTADALATAIFVLGKEQGSALLKTFSAEAVIISKSPKGKRLWISGGLKNKVSY